CTGAGGTATCTCCCGCTTGCCCGCGCGGCACGCGCTGCGGCTCGCAAGCCACCGGGACCGGTGCACCCGCACGGGCACAGGGTGCCGTGAAGGGAGGCCCCGGTCCCGTGGCCGATGCTGTCGGCCCGGACCGGGCCGACAGCGGCTGAGTGCCCCGATCAGCGGCCGCGCTGCTCGCCTGCATGCTCGTGGACCGTGTCGGTCCGGGCGATCTGCTTCCATGACCTGGGCTCGCGCACCGCGCCCGCGTCCGTACGGGCCGCTCGTGCCGAGGTGGTGCCGCCTGTCGGCTGGGCGGGCTTGGACGGCTGGAACAACCAGGTGTCGAAGAGCGCGGCGAGCGGCTTCCCCGAGATCTCTTCGGCGTACTCCACGAAGTCGCCGACCTCGGCGTTCCCGTCCGCCCTGGCCGCGGGCCAGCTCTTGAGAAGGGCGAAGAAGTCCTCGTCGCCGATCTCGACCCGCAGGGCCTGGAGGGCCGCCGCGCCGCGGTCGTACACGGCGAGGTCGAACTGCTTGTCGGGACCCGGGTCGCCCGGCTTCACCTTCCAGAACGGGTCGTCCGCCGGGTGCTGGGCGTAGACGTAGTCCGCCAGCTCCTGAGCAGTGCCCTCGCCCTCCTTCTCCGACCACAGCCACTGGCTGTAGCGCGCGAAGCCCTCGTTGACCCAGATGTCCTTCCATCCCTTGACCGACACACTGTCCCCGTACCACTGGTGTGCCAGCTCGTGCACCACCACCGAGACGTTCGCGCCGTTCGCGAACTGGCGCGGGCTGTAGAAGGGGCGGGTCTGGGTCTCCAGGGCGTATCCGGTGGGCACGTTCGGCACATAGCCGCCGAGGGCGTTGAACGGGTAAGGGCCGAAGACCTCCTCCAGCCACTCCGCCGCCTCGATCGTGCGCTCGATACTCGCGCGGGCCGCTCCCGCGGTGTCGCCGAGGTCGAGGCTGTAGGCGTTGAGGACCGGAAGGCCCTTCGCGGTCTTGTCGGTCGTGATGTCGAACTTGCCGACGGCGAGTGTGGCCAGATACGTCGCCTGTGGCTTGTTCGAGCGCCAGTTGAAGCGGGTCCAGCCCAGCCGTGAGGACCGGGACAGCAGAACGCCGTTGCTGATGGCCTGCGTCCCGTCCGGTACGGACACGGAGATGTCGTACGTCGCCTTGTCCAGCGGGTGGTCGTTGGAGGGGAACCACCACACGGCCGACTCCGGCTCACCCGCGGCGACACCGCCGTCGGGGGTGCGCAGCCACGCGGTGTAGCCGTCGATCTTCAGCTCCGACGGCTTCCCCGCGTACTTCACCACCACCGAGAGGGGGGCGCCCTTCGCGAGCGGTGCGGCAGGGGTGACCTCCAGCTCGTGCGCGCCGGTGGCGGCGAAGGTTGCCTTCTTCCCGTTGACCCTGACCTCGCCGACCTTTAGGCCGAAGTCCAGATTGAACCGGGACAGATCCTGCCGCGCCGTGGCGAGCAGGGTGGCCGTGCCCTCCAACAGGTCCGTCTGCGGCTGGTACTTCAGCCGCAGATCGTAGTGCGAGACGTCGTACCCGCCATTGCCGCTGGCCGGGTAGTAGGGGTCTCCCATTCCCGGCGCCCCGGGTGCCGAATCGGCCGCCGATGCCGGGACAGCCAGCACCAGGGTGGCGGCGAGTGCGCTCGGGAGGAGGATTCTGCGCTGCACGAAGTGCTCCAAGTCGTCGGGGCCGGTGATCTCTTCGGATGCCTCGGACCCTATTCACGCGGTGCGGGCGCAGTCGTGTCCATGGCCCCTGATGTCACACGAATGCCATCCGGCCGACATCCTCATCCCGGTTCGGGCGGTTCGGGCGACCGGCGGGTCCCGGACCGTCCCGGTACGCCCAGGCCGGGTCCCGGCGGCTTCCAGCCGGTCCGGCACGCAGGGTCCGTCCCAGTCCGGCCGGGAACCGCCGTGCTGCCCAATCGCACCCTGTCGCGCAGGAGTTGCCCGGCGTACCGTGCGCCCATGCCGATACCCGCCCGGTACAGCCGCGTCCTGCCCGCCGTCCTGGCCCTCTGCGCCGGGCTCGCCGCACCCATGGTGGGTCCCACCGCCCACGCGGCACCCATCGCCCGGACGGCGCAACCGCGTACAGGTTTCGAGGAGTCCCAGGGAGCGCGCTGGACCAGCCAGGCGGAGGAGGCGGCCTTCCTCGCGGGCGTCGACCGGGTCGGCGGGCGGCTGTCGATGCGTACCGTCGGTACCACCGGGCAAGGGCGCCCGCTCCGGCTGGTGCGGATCGGGAGCGGCCATCCCACCGCGAACACGATGCTGCTGATCTGCAGTCAGCACGGCGACGAGCCGTCCGGACGCGAAGCCTGCCTCATCACCATCCGCGACCTCGCCATGGCCGGCGACAGCGCCACCCGGCGATTCCTGGATCGCACCACCGTGCTCGTCATCCCCACGGCCAACCCGGACGGCCGCGCCGCCGACACCCGGGGCAACGCCGACGGCGTCGACATCAACCGGGACCACATCGCCCTCGGAACCGCCGAAGGACGGGCCATGGCCGCCGTCATCCGGGACGAGCAGCCGGATGTCGTCTACGACCTGCACGAGTACGGGGCGACCCCGCGGTACTACGACAAGGACCTGCTCGCCCTGTGGCCGCGCAACCTCAACACCGACTCGGCGGTCCACGGTGAGGCGCGCACCCTCTCCGAGACCTATGTGCGCCCCGCGGCCCACGAGGAGGGGTACAGCAGCGGCACCTACGGGATCTGGACCGATCCCGTCACCGGCGAGCCGGTGAAGCAGGTC
This DNA window, taken from Streptomyces sp. SCSIO 30461, encodes the following:
- a CDS encoding M14 family metallocarboxypeptidase is translated as MPIPARYSRVLPAVLALCAGLAAPMVGPTAHAAPIARTAQPRTGFEESQGARWTSQAEEAAFLAGVDRVGGRLSMRTVGTTGQGRPLRLVRIGSGHPTANTMLLICSQHGDEPSGREACLITIRDLAMAGDSATRRFLDRTTVLVIPTANPDGRAADTRGNADGVDINRDHIALGTAEGRAMAAVIRDEQPDVVYDLHEYGATPRYYDKDLLALWPRNLNTDSAVHGEARTLSETYVRPAAHEEGYSSGTYGIWTDPVTGEPVKQVAGDGQERILRNAAGIKHSIGLLVETRVDARTDAEEQDPALNSRRRVDSQLTALDGAFRFVAERRTRVEAATGRARLAGFTDRGPVYLGGADNDPATPDQTLADPPCGYRLSAAQYADVRDELALHGVVSLPLGPRGLDGAYVPLRQSQRQLVALLLDGRAAYHLTEGQPRTRC
- a CDS encoding M1 family metallopeptidase, producing the protein MQRRILLPSALAATLVLAVPASAADSAPGAPGMGDPYYPASGNGGYDVSHYDLRLKYQPQTDLLEGTATLLATARQDLSRFNLDFGLKVGEVRVNGKKATFAATGAHELEVTPAAPLAKGAPLSVVVKYAGKPSELKIDGYTAWLRTPDGGVAAGEPESAVWWFPSNDHPLDKATYDISVSVPDGTQAISNGVLLSRSSRLGWTRFNWRSNKPQATYLATLAVGKFDITTDKTAKGLPVLNAYSLDLGDTAGAARASIERTIEAAEWLEEVFGPYPFNALGGYVPNVPTGYALETQTRPFYSPRQFANGANVSVVVHELAHQWYGDSVSVKGWKDIWVNEGFARYSQWLWSEKEGEGTAQELADYVYAQHPADDPFWKVKPGDPGPDKQFDLAVYDRGAAALQALRVEIGDEDFFALLKSWPAARADGNAEVGDFVEYAEEISGKPLAALFDTWLFQPSKPAQPTGGTTSARAARTDAGAVREPRSWKQIARTDTVHEHAGEQRGR